A region of the Dyadobacter sp. CECT 9275 genome:
ATCCGTATCATTCCACTGGATGGTACCTCCGCGGATCTTCTGATAATAAGCAGCCTCCTTGTCTCCGATCTTCCAGCGGCAAACATCAAACCACCAGTTGAATTCACCAAAGAATTCGGCCCATCTTTCATATTTCAGCGGGTCATTTTTCAGGACATTGTCCGGTGCCTTGGTGAGGTCGGTGAGGCTTTTATAATCCACAGGTGAGGGAGCGTCCACAGGGTAATTGTAAGCACGTCTTTTCACTTTGTTGATATACTCCAAAGCAGTTGCGTTATCTCCGGAATGCGTCAGGGTTTCGGCATACAGGAGGTATATATCAGCCAGTCGTAACCAAAGGATATTAGATCCGTTTGCTCTGTTGATTTCCAGTTCCGTTCCTGCCAGGTTGATATATTTCCTGAAACTCCACGCTTCCATACCCAGCTCAGTAATATCCAGATAATGTGATATTGGTTTTTTAGCACCAGCCACCACCATGGAGTCCACATAAGGCTGCAGGCAGGCCACCCATAACCTTGGATCAACGGTTTTGGCAGATCTGGCGGCTATGGAGTTGTTTACATAAGACTTGTCCACATTGCTGATAGACGCGGATGTTGTTCCTGTCGGGAAATAATGCCCCTGGCTAAAACCGAAGCGCTCGATATTTTTGGCATGAGGGAATACGTTAGACCATGCTGAGGCAATGGGCGTCCCGGTTGCGCCTACATACGAAGGGGAGATCAGGGTACCTATCATAGAGCCCATAGACAGGTCGGTTGCGCCGGCATAGGTCATGTCTACGTTCAGGTTCAGTTCAAAAAGTGACTCCGAATTAAACTCATTCTGTCCGTTGAACATGGTTTTATAGGTATCAAACGGTACGAGCGACTTACCGCTGCTGCTAATAACACCGCTCAGATACGTTTTAGCATTTGCCCAATCCTGCGTGTACACATAAGCTTTCCCTAAAAATCCTTTTACTGCCCACTCGTTTACCTTGTGCTTTTCAGTTGCGGCGGTCCAGGTTTTTCCGGCGAGCAATGTTTCTGCGGCCTTAAGATCGCTGATAATGAAATCCCAGTTCTCTTTCACCGTTGCACGAGTTACCTGAGTTTGGGTCAAATCGACCGCTACGTCCGTCACGATGGGCACTCCCATTTTTTCTCCGCCTGCACCATTCACGATAAAACTCTCTCCCCAAAAATTTACCAGATAGGAATAATACCAGGCCCTGAGGAACAACGTCTGCCCTTTTATAAGCTGTATATTGGCCAGGTCTGTTTGAGAAGCTGTTTTACTTACCTGTTCTATCCCATCCAGCAAAGTGTTACAGCGCTGTACACCGCGCCAGAGGTCGGGCCAGATCTGTACCAGAAAGTTATCACTTGGAAGCGCATTGTTTTGTCCCATCTGTATCCAGTTGGGTGAGCCTTGCCAGCTAAGGTCACAGGTATGATCCCACAGATAGGTACTGTAGGGGCCCATAGCGCGGCCAAAAATTCCGCCGGCGTGCTGCGTGGCATAAACGCCAGTCAGCAATTGCTCAAGATCGGAAACTGTTTTCGGGTAGCTGCTGGTAGAAATTGCCAGCGGATTGTCAACATCGACAAAATCATCACTGCAGGAAACCATTCCCAATATCACTGTTGCACAAAGCGACAATTTTAATAATATATTCATGATCAGAATAATTTTGATTTTAGAAACTCAGATTAAGACCCATGGATAACAACATGTTCCGGGGATAGGAAAAGATGGTATCAATTCCCCTGGCTGTGGTGCCGTTCCGTCCGAGAACCTCAGGGTCAAGTCCTGAGTATTTGGTAAACGTCAGCAGATTTTGCCCCTGCACGTAAACTTTCAGATCCGAAATCTTCAGAGCGCTGGTAATCTTGTTCGGTATGGTATACCCTATCTGGATATTTCTTAATTTCAGAAAAGACCCATCCTCTACGAAATAATCAGATATACGGCCATAGTTAGAATTGGGATCCCGTGCAAATGTGCCTGAAGCGTTCATAACACCTACCCTCGGGCTGCTGGTCAATCCGTTTCCGTTAAAAAACGACGCATTAAAAATGTCTTTCGTCGTATTGTAGTCTCCGTACAGATATTCGGTATAGTATTTGTTCCCGTTATAAACGTCCACATTTTTAATCCCCTGGAACAGTGCTGTTAATTCAAGCCCCTTCCAGCCCAGATTGAGCGTGAGTCCGTAGGTAAGCTTGGGCCATGGATTTCCGATAAATACCTTGTCGGCTGTGGTGATCCGGCCATCACCATTGGTATCTCTGAATTTCAGGTCACCTGCTGCGGTTCCGGAGTTCTGGAAAAACACACTGGTAGATCCCGCCTGCTGCTGAGCCTTTTCATTCAGGCTCGCCACCTCTGCATCCGATTGGAAAAGCCCGTCGACCTGGTACCCGAAAAACTGGCTCATAGGGTGCCCAACCTGCGTACGTCCTGCGTTTCCATCCAGGTCATTACCTGCTGCACCGTCGCTGATCGGATTATTGTTATTGCCATCCAGCTGTTTCACCAGATTTTTATTGAATGAAGCGTTGGCTCCGATTGCATAGGTAAATGCTCCTTTTCTTCCGCGGTAATCTACCGCAAGTTCAAGGCCCTTGTTGCTCATCTGACCGATATTGGTAAAGACGGAGGTACTTCCAAAGCCAGCCGACAAAGCAACCGGAACCTGGTAGATCATCCCCTGAGTCTGACGGCTATACCAGTCAATGGTTATGTTCAGGGCATTTTTAAGCAGCCCGATGTCCAGTCCAAGATCGGTTTGAAGTACCGATTCCCACTTGATATTCTGATTGGCCAGCTGTGCCGTCAAGGCATATCCTTTTGACCGGCTGCCATCTGGAAGTCCCTGTGAATTGGTACCGCCCGTTCCGCCGTAGGACGACTGATAGGTATACTGAGGAATATTACTGGTACTGCCAAGTTTACCGTAACTGGCCCTTAGTTTCAAGTTGGAGATATAGGTAAAATTATCCCGTATGAAAGCCTCTTCGTTGATTTTCCACCCCACCGAAGCCGATGGAAAAATACCCCATTTGTTGCTTGGACCAAAACGATCAGAACCATCCCGGCGGATCGTTGCGGTGATGAGGTACTTATTGGAATAGGTATAGTTGATCCTGCCAAACTGAGATAGCAAACGGGTTTGGGGCAGCTCCGCTCCGCTGGCAACATAACTGGCCGGGTTGGTAGACAATCCAAGGTTATAAGTAACATACGGAAAGCCCTGTGCCTCACCGTGTAACGTACTGCGGTCCGACTTATAGGCTTCGTAACCCGCCATCACCTTGAAATCATGCTGCCCGAAAACCTTACTGTAGGTCAGCACCAGGTTGGCCGTAAAATTGCGCTGGCTGTTGATATCACGACTGAGGAAAGCAATCCGGTTGGCGACGATACCATAGTCAAAAGCTTCATTAAATCTTTGATTTTTTTCACTGAATACTGATGCCCCAAAAGTAGAACGAAAGTTAAGACCTGAAATAATCTCCCAGTCGGCATAGAGGTTACCTTCTACAGCGTAGGTCTGGTTCCGGATGTGATTCTGGTACTCCTGTGCCACCAGATTGGGGCCACCAAAATAACTACCGGTTTTGGCCCATCCGCCGTATTGGTTGCTGGGGTCATAAACGGGAACTACAGGAGCCGACCGAAATGGAAAAGTGGTAGTCTGCGTTGGATTCACATCCGTCATCCAGGCATAGATGGTTTCACCCACCTTAAATTTCGAATTGATCTTAAAGTCCGCATTGGAACGCAGGCCATATCTTTTGAAATAATTATCAATGATGGTTCCTCCTTCTTTCTGATAATTGGCAGACAGGTAATAGTTGGTTTTGGCGGTAGCGCCAGACAGCGACAACGAGTAGCTTTCTTCTTTTCCGTTGGTATAAAGTTGTTTGATCCAGTCATTATCCGGCAGGGTATTAGGATCCCCCCAGCTGTTGGTTGCCACCCCAAAGGCCGTCTTGGCTTTGTAGTAATCTGCGGTATTCAGCAGGCTATACAGATTTCTCACCTGACGTACGCCGTAATAGGCATTGAAGTTAATACTCATTTTGTCGAGCGAGGTTCCCCTTTTGGTGGTAACCAGTACAACTCCTCCCGCGGCCTGGGCTCCATAAATGGCCGCGGCGCTGGCATCTTTCAGAATCTCGATGGATTCTACATCCTGTAAATTGAAATTATTACCTGCAGTCATCCGGATACCATCCACAATGTACAGCGGCGCCATGCCCCCGATAGACCCCACACCTCTGATCACAATGTCGGACGACGAACCCGGTGCGCCGTCATTTCGGGTCACCTGCACGCCCGCTGCCCTTCCCTGCAAAGCTTCTGTCACGCTGCGTACCGGAAGGTTTTTAATATCCTCTGCCTTCACGGAGGATACGGATCCTGTAAGGTCTGACCTTTTCTGGGTACCATACCCCACAACCACTACCTCTTCCAAGGCTTTGTTATCAACTTTGAGTACAATATTAATGGTACTTCTTCTGGCTACGGTCGTTTCCTGGGAGATATACCCTACAAAAGAAAAAATAAGCACCGCATCCGGATCTGTGATGTCAATACTGAACATTCCCTTTTCGTCTGTAGACGTTCCCCTCTGCGTACCTTTCTGAACAATATTCACCCCGGCAAGTACTTCTCCTTTTTCGTCTGTCACCTTGCCCTGCACCGTAATGTCAAACAAAGTTTCGGCATTAATCTTCTGGTGCATTATATTTTTCATGCGCTGCTTCAAGTCCGGATCAGGGAAATAGGGATAAGGTACTTTCACCTCAGCTTCTTCCCTGGCTTTTTGTTCCGGCACTTTTTTCTTTTTCACAATAATGGTTTTATCCACGATGTTGTAAGTCAACGGCTGGCGCGCAAAACAGGCATCCAGCACTTCTCTAAGCGGCGTGTTGCTCACATTGATGTTCACTTTCTCTGCTTTATCCAGCATTTCCAGGTCACAGATGAAAAGATAGCCGGTCTGTTTACGAACAGACTTAAGTACTTCCAGCAGGGTCGCATCTTTTTTTCGCAAAGAAACCTGTTGTGCATAGGAGTTATCGGCCATCACCTGTAACGTCCCTATCAGCAGTAATATCGCGGTTATTCTCATGGTCAGGAATACTTTGCCAAGGTCGACTCGTTTAGCTATGGCATCACAAGTCCGTTTGGAACGGAAAATAATATACGTTCCCAATGGGACAGTTTTGCCCTTGTACACAAATTTCATAGTTTTGTATGCTTGATTAAGTGAATGTTTTGTTGTCCAATGAATCAGAAGATTAATCAGGTATGGGCCGGGTGCGGTCGCAACGCATCCGGTTTTTATGATTAATCCTGTAAACTGTCCTCAGGAAGAATTTACGGGTTTCATATATGCAGGTTCTGGTTTAAAAAATTAATCGGTATTCTTTACGGTAATTTTTCTGTCTTCGATCCGGAACTGAATGCCTCCTGTTAATTCAAGCATTTTAAGTACCTCGGAGACATTGTTCTTTCTGGAGATGGTTCCGGCAAAAGCTTTCCGTTCCACATTTCCCTCATAATGCACGTCCAGATCATACCAGCGCGAAATTTGCCGCATGATCTCCCGGATATTGCCATTAAACTCAAAACGTCCGTCCTTCCAGGCTACCACACTTTCGGTATCCACCATTTTTACAGCGATACTGCGTTCAGCCTGCCCTCCCGACACGCTTGCCTGCTGCCCGGGTGAAAGTATTTTTGTTACATTTCCTTTTTCCACTTTAACTGATCCTTCAAGCAAGGTAGCGTGCATGGCTGGTTCGTCTCCGTATGAGCTTATATTAAAATGTGTACCTAAGACCGTAATTTTCATACATTTTCCCTTCACATTCCTGTCAATCACCTGGACATGGAAAGGCATTTTCTTATTGGGTTCAATCTCGAAATAAACTTCGCCCGTCATTTCCACATCCCGCCCTGAACCACTAAAGACAGTCGGGTACCGCAGGCTAGATCCTGCGTTCAGCCACGCACGGGAGCCATCAGGTAACACCACTTTGTATTGTCCGCCCAGCGGTGTTTTCAGAATATTGTAGGATACAGCCTGTTGATTCCCTGATAATGCGTTATAGCTGATCTCCCCTCTGGACCGGTCAACTTTGACCCCAGGCTGTCCATGCAAGCTTCCGTTTGTTACCGTGGTAAGATCAAGTGTTTCTCCGGTTGCCAGTATCAGGCTCGCTCTGTTACCTCCTGCGGCCACATCCTCGCCATACACGCTTTTCAGCGCAACAACCGGCGCCACTTTTTGTTCCTTATGTCCCAGCCAGCGGTATCCTCCATACACAAGCAGCAAAGCCACCGAAGCGGCAGCAAGTTTTACAATCCAGAGCGGCCTGGATTTTGCAGGAAGGATTTCGTCTCCATCATTTAATTTATCAGGGAAACGATCTCCGGCACTTTTTGCGGTTGCGGAGAAAATGGAGGTTAGTATATCATCTGCGGTTTCCTGCGACAAGCGGTATTCCGACTGGTCGCTGCGGATCAGCTGATCGATCAGCCCGTTGAGTTGCTCACGGTTTTCCTCCAGCAACAGCAAGGACATCAGTTCCTCCTGTTCCTCTTGGGTAATATTTTTTTCGCAATACCGAAAAAACAAATCATCCAGGCGTTGGCTTTGCATAAGTATGAATAAGTTAGGACCCGACCTGTATCAGACCTTCACCCATAAAGACTTTCGTCAAAGTTTTTCGGGGGACAATAAGACTAAAAAAAGTTTTAAAATTAATTAATCAAGAAAAACAGCAGCCAGGAGATAGGATTGTCCAGCCGCAACTTGCTGTATGCACGGATGTGACGTAAGGCTCTGGCCAGATGTGTTTTAACCGTTTCGGAGGAAATACGCAGCATCTTGGCGATCTCGTCTCTTTTTAATTCCTCCTCTTTGCTCAACAGGTAAATTTGTTTTTGCTGCGCCGGCAGTAACTCCACCGCCTGCTGTAGTATCTGTTCCATTTCCTGGTTCAGAATACTGTTGTAGGTCGTATTCTCAGCAGACGGCATTTCCAGCTGAAGATCATCTACCAGCTGCTGCTGGCGTGCCATCCTTTTAAGCGCCGAAAAAACGTGATTGCGGGTCATGATAAACAGGTAATCTTCAAACTCATGAATCCCGGAAAGATTTTCCTTTTTCACCCAAAGTTTCAGGAATATATCCTGTACCACTTCCTCTGCCAGAAACACCGATCCGGTGAGCCGAAGCGCAACGGAATAGATCTTATCCCGGTAACAATGAAACAGTGCCGCGAAAGACTTTTCGCAACCCGATGCTGACAGCGTCAGCAGCTCCGTTTCATTATGTAACGTATCGATTTTCAAAGGAATATAAAACTGCTCCGGGCAAAGGTAATAGGTTACGAGTATAAAATATGAAAATACAGCTATAAAATGTCAATATTTCAAAAAATCTGCAAAAATCCGAGGTTACGAAGACCAAAACAGGACTGATCTTCAACGCGTTATAATAAAGAAAAGCGTGATATGTAAAGTTTTTTACCGCTATTTACCTGCATCTTTCATCAGCCTGCACATTCAGAATAGGAGCCTCACCGGCTTAAAACCCACATTATTTACTCAGAATTTCACTTTCGGTAAAAGGTATTTTTATATTTGCGATATATCCACGTGTACATATCGAAATAGATGAAAAAACTTCTCCCTCTTTTACTGTTTGCCGCCTGCCCTACGGCCTTCGCACAATCACAGCAGGCGGATTCTACCCAGGTCTTGTCGGCCCGTACCTTCCAGTTAGGAGAAGTAACCATATCGGGCATCTCCGGCAAAGACAGCAGCTCTATCCTCTCCTATCAGCGGATCGAAAAATTTAACCGGAACGATCTTTCCAATGCGCTCAACATATTGCCGGGTGTCAGCATCGCCAACGTCGGGCCCCGTAGCGAATCCGTTGTTTATGTGCGCGGTTTTGACCTTCGCCAAGTGCCGGTTTTCATTGACGGCGTACCGGTTTATGTTCCCTATGACGGTTACGTGGACATGGGGCGTTTCACTACTTTCGACCTGGCCGAAATCAATGTTTCCAAAGGATTTGCTTCTATCTTATATGGGGCCAATACCATGGGCGGGGCCATTAACCTGGTATCCCGCAAGCCGGTGAACAAATTTGAAATTAACGGCCGTGCCGGTATTTACAGCGGGGATGGTTACCGATGGAATGTGAATGCGGGTTCCCGGTTCGGCAAATTCTTTTACCAGGCGGGTGCCTCCCAGCTGAAACAAAAGTCTTTTCCTTTGTCAGCAGATTTCAGACCAAGGAAATACCAGCAAACGGAAGACCGTGAGAATGCATACCGTGACGATCTGAAGTTCAGTGCGAAAGCAGGATTTACCCCCAATGCAACAGATGAATATGTCATCGGGTATGTCAATCAAAAAGGAGAAAAAGGGAATCCGCCTTATGTGGGTGACGACTCCAAAATTACTACCCGTTTCTGGAAATGGCCAAAATGGAATAAACAGAGCTTGTACTTTATCTCCAATACGGCCCTGGGAGAAAGAAACAAAGTTAAAACCAGGTTATACTATGATACCTTCGTAAACCAGCTTTTTAGCTACGACGATACCACCTACACCAAGCAAACGAAGGGTTACGCTTTTCGGAGTTTTTATGACGACTACACCCTTGGCGGAAATGCGGAGTATGAGTCAAAAGCTTTAACAAATAATATTTTCCGGGTGAACGTCCAGTATAAGCGGGACATTCACCGTGAACATGACCTGGGCGAACCCGTCCAGTCTTATGTGGATAACACCCTTTCTCTAGGTTTGGAAAACACGTACCAGATCACCCCTTCCCTGGCCGTTATCCCGGGCGTGAGTTACAATATGCGGAACAGTGAAAAGGCACAGGAATACAATGCGACAACAAAGGAAATATCGAATTTTGCTGACAGTAAAAACAATGCGGTCAATGTCCAGGCCGGCATTTTCTGGGATATTAGTACCAGTCATTCATTACGGGGGTCTGTTGCCCGAAAAACGCGCTTTGCAACCATCAAGGACCGTTATTCTTACCGTATGGGCCAAGCCATCCCCAATCCCGACCTGGGAGCTGAAGTGGCCGTCAATTATGACCTGAATTATACCGGAAAACTTGCCGGAAAGGCCAATATCCAGGCCAGCGTATTCAAAAGTGATATTAATGATATCATCCAGCAGGTCGATAACGTACAACCGGGAAGATTCCAGCTACAGAACGCGGGAAAAGCACATTTCTATGGCGCAGAGGCAGGTCTGGATTACCAGATTACGGAAGGCCTTAAAATCGGCTCCAATTATTCGTATATCAAAAGGAAGAATAAAACCAATCCCGCCATTCTTTTCACCAATGTACCGGAACATAAAATTTTCGCTTTCGCCGATTATTCCTTCCTGAAACGTGCCAGCATCATGGCAAGTCTGGAACACAACAGCGATCGTTACAGCACGAGTTACGGAACAAAAGCAAAGGCTTACACACTCGTTAATGCCAAAGCCAGCGTAAAAATTTATAAATTTATCTCAGCGGAAGCAGGCCTCAATAATATCTTTGATACCAACTACACGCTGGTGGAAGGGTTTCCCGAAGCCGGACGCAACTTTTTCATAAACCTGGTTTTTAATCACTTTTAAAGAAGCGGTACTTCGATGAAAAAAGGTTTCAGAACTCTCTTCAGGAAGCACTCAGGCTGGCTGGCTGGCAGCCTGAGTGCTTCCTTTTTTTTGTTTTGCAGCCTTACCCAACCCTTCGAAGAAAAACAGGCAGAACCGTACCCTTTACAGTATCCTGCCAATTTCGGCTCAAGGTTCACCATTCCGGCAGGCAATCCGCTTACCCGTGAAGGTGTATACCTGGGCAGGCTTCTTTTTTACGAAAAAAAACTATCAGCCGGTAACAAGCTTTCCTGTGAAAGTTGCCACCTGCAAAAGCTGGCATTTACGGATGGAAAAGCTTTTAGTACGGGAATTGACAACACGCTTACGGCAAGAAGTGCGATGTCACTGGCCAATTTGCTGTGGGTACGCAATTTCTTCTGGGATGGACGCTCGCCGGGCCTGGAAGAACAGGCCGCTATTCCGCTGACAGACGTTCATGAAATGGGCCAGCCGCTGAGCGAATCTGTCAGAAAATTAAGTACCACCGCTCCCTATCCTGCGTTGTTCAACAGCGCTTTCGGGACCGGAATCATTACGGAAGATCGGATACTGAAAGCACTTGCGCAGTTTGAAAGGACGCTGATCTCGGCTGGCTCGGATTACGACAAATATCTGGAAGGTACCTACACTCCCACCGCACAGCAACTGAGAGGTCTGCAGCTTTTTGAAAACGGACCTGATCCTTCCAGGAATGTCAGAGGTGCCAATTGCGGACACTGCCATGGCGGCCCCAAAACTTTCAAGGAATTGTTCCACAATAACGGACTGGATAGCCTGCCACGCGACATAGGCCGGGAAAAATTCACCGGGCAGCCTGCTGACCGGGCCAGGTTCCGCGTACCGACTTTACGAAATATTATGCTTACGGCCCCGTATATGCACGACGGGCGGTTCACTACCATTGAACAAGTCCTGGACCACTACAGTGAGCATGTTCAGCAGAGTGCAACACTCAGCAGTTTTTTACAGGACATATCCAATGATGCCGGAGGCAAAACCCTGGCTTTGGCACAAAACGAAAAAAAAGATATTATTGCGTTCCTGTCCATGCTGACGGATTCAGCTTTCATTACCAACCCGGCATTTTCCAACCCTCATCCTATTTTAAAACCTCAGTAACATGTCTCGCATAAAAGTATTTCTGCCCTCCAAAGTGCTGACCGTTCTCTCGGTCATTTGTCTGTCACTGCCTGCCCTTGCGCAACAAAAAACAATCCTTACGCTAACCGGTGAAGTGGCTTTAACGCTGAATCTGACGGTCCAGGACCTGGCCGGGTACTCTCAGGTAACCCAGAAAGTGAAGGACCGAGATGGTAAAGAACATGATTTTAAAGGAGTTGCGCTGATTCAGTTGCTACAAAAAGCGGGAGTCACCACCGGGAGTAAATTACGTGGCGAGAACCTTACCAAATACCTGCTGATTTCGGCGGCAGACGGCTACGAAGTGTTGTACGCATTGGCCGAAGCAGATCCCGAGTTCACCGATGAAGGAATACTGCTTGCCACTGAGAAGGATGGAAAACCACTTCCTAACGGGGAAGGACCATTCAGAATCATAGCGCCCCATGATAAAAAACCGGCAAGGTGGATCCGTGAAGTACGTTCTATTAAAGTAGTTTTTGCAAAAAACTAAGGTAGATGCTGTACTGCGAGTACCTGAATTTAAAAAGCTGCCTGGAATAATGACATAAAATAATCCAGGTTGCGGATATGTCCGCGCCTTTTATTCAAATAATGGCTTACTTTACAGCTTACCTAACCCCCTTAATCATCTCTTGCAAAAATGGAAAACAGAAGAGATTTCCTAAAAAAGGCTTCCATATTTACCAGTGCACTTGGCTTGGCAGGCGTGATACCCGATTCCATACAGCGGGCGTTTGCCATCGATCCCGACAAGGGAACTACTTATCTGGATGCCGAACATATTGTTTTTCTGATGCAGGAAAACCGGTCGTTTGACCATGCGCTCGGTACCCTCAAAGGAGTACGCGGCTACAACGATCCCCGGGCCATCAGGTTACCCAATCAATATCCCGTCTGGCTCCAAAGCAACAAAAAAGGTGAAACCTATGCGCCCTTCCGGTTCAATATCAAAGACACCAAAGCTACCTGGATGAGCGACCTCCCCCATGGCTGGCCAGATCAGGTGGATTCCCTCAACAGGGGTAACATGAATGGCTGGCTGGATGCCAAGAGATCCAAGATCAGGGAATATTCCGACATGCCGCTTACAATGGGATACTATACCCGTGAGGACATCCCTTTTTACTATAACCTGGCAGATAGTTTCACGGTCTGCGATTATAATTTCTGTTCCTCACTGACGGGCACAAGCCCTAACCGCTGTTTTTTCTGGACGGGCAAAATCAGGGAAG
Encoded here:
- a CDS encoding molybdopterin-dependent oxidoreductase codes for the protein MSRIKVFLPSKVLTVLSVICLSLPALAQQKTILTLTGEVALTLNLTVQDLAGYSQVTQKVKDRDGKEHDFKGVALIQLLQKAGVTTGSKLRGENLTKYLLISAADGYEVLYALAEADPEFTDEGILLATEKDGKPLPNGEGPFRIIAPHDKKPARWIREVRSIKVVFAKN